TCTGTCATAAACTGCATGGCATCGAGGTGCATGGCTTTGGCCTGCTCCCAGTTAAAGTCTGCTGCCTTTTCATAATAAAGCGAACCCGCCGCTTCCAGTTTTGGTTTTTGAATGTCTTTAGAAAAAGCTTCGGCAATATAGCGCTTCAAATCCTGCCAGTTGTTGCAGCAAGTTTTGTTTAGAGGAATCATTTCGAGGCGAAGAGTCTCGGACAATTCGCCGCGCTCTTCGTCGGAAGGCAAGGCTTGGGCTGCCGTTATCGCGGCCTCAAAGTCATCGCCCCAAGTAGGGGTGTATTTGCCCTTGAAGGCTTGAAGTGCCGCTTGATTGGCGCGGTAGTTGGCTAATAAAATAGTACAGATTTCGTAAAATTCGGCTTGGGTACAATTGTACTCTGCCTGTGGAATGTGGAATACGCCCATAAGTATAATTTTTTAGGTTAATAATAGAACGAAGGAAAACAAAAGCTAATTACTGTACAAATATCATTTGATAGTTTTTGAGGAGGGGAAGGGTCAGAAAAACTTTTTACTTTGCCTTCATGCAAACCACCTTTGAAGAAGCCTATACAAAAGTCAAAGTCTTAGCAGAAAATTTTCAGCTACACAGCAACCGCTTCTTGCGCCCCGATTATAAAGAGCATGAAGTGCGCGAAGATTTTATCAATCCCTTCTTTGAAGCCCTCGGTTGGGACGTAAGCCACAAGCATCAACGCGACCCCTTTCGGCAGGAAGTGAAAGGCGAGAAAACCGAAAAAGAAGGAAGAGTGGACTATTCTTTTTTCAAAGCACCCGATTTTAAAAACCCTGTGTTTTTTGTAGAGGCAAAAAAACCTTCGGTGGATATTAAAAATGAACTCCACTATCTGCAAACTATTAAATATGCCTGGAACGCCGGGCTGCCTGTTTCTATTCTTACCGACTTTCAACAGTTGCACATTCTCGATTGCCGCAGCAAAGCAAAGGCGGGTAATGGTTCGGCTTTTATTGGCGACCATAAAGAGTATGTCTTCACCGATTATCTGGATGAAAAGAAGTTTGCCGAAATCTACTACACCTTCAGCCGCGAGGCTTTAGAGCAAGGCAACCTCGAAACCTACATCGGCCAACTGCGCAAACCCAAAGGCAAAGCCGTACAAACCGGTTTGTTCAAAGGCGCTTACCGCCCGGTAGATGAAGACTTCTTGGCTTACATAGATGACCTTCGTGAAGAACTGGCCAAAGCACTGAAGAAGAACAACGAAGAACTGGAAAGCGAAGAACTGACCGAAGCCACACAGCGAATCATTGACCGGCTGGTGTTCATCCGCTTTTTGGAAGACAAAGAAATTCTCGATGATTATTTAGTAGATAAGTTTGGAGAGAAAGGAAGCTCCTGGGCCGATTTCATTTCCACTTGCTTGCGCCTCAACACCGAATACAATGGCGTGGTTTTCAAAAAACATTTCATTGATGAAAAAAGTTTTGATGGGCCCGACGAAAAAATGTTTCGCGACATCTGCCAAGGCATCTGCCACCGCAACACCGACTACAACTTTCGCTACATCCCCATCCACATTCTGGGCAGCATCTATGAACGCTTTTTGGGTAAGGTGGTTCATGCCACCGACAAGCGCGTAAAGATTGAAGAGAAACCCGAGGTGCGCAAAGCGGGTGGCGTTTACTACACCCCCAAATACATTGTTGAATATATAGTAGATAACACCGTAGGTAAAATCATTGGCAGTTCTCCCTCCCCTTCGGGGAGGGCTGGGCTGGGGCTTTCACCAAAAGAAATTTCCAAGCTCCGTTTTGCCGACATTGCCTGTGGCTCGGGCAGTTTTTTGATTTCGGTTTATGAACACCTGCTCGACTATCACACCGTTTATTATAACCAAGCAGAAAACATTGTAGCGGCACAAAAAGACGGATGCCGAAAAGATGAAGACGGAGTTTGGCAACTCAGCATCGAGATAAAACAAAATATCCTGCGAAACAATATCTATGGGGTGGATATTGATGCACAAGCCGTTGAGGTCACTCAACTTTCGCTCTACCTCAAGATGTTGGAAAACGAAAACGTAGTAACCGTAGCCAAACACCTGCAAAAGAAAGGCCGCCTCTTTGGTGCCGACAAAATCTTACCTGACTTATCTAACAATATCAAATGTGGCAACAGCCTGATTGGCTCCGATATTCTCCACGGGAAACTGTTTGAAGATGCTGAACTGAAAAAGCTGAACCCTTTTGATTATGAGGTGGAATTCCCGCATATTTTCAAATCTAAATCAATAACGAAGGCACTAATTACAAAGCATGATTTGGGAATTGATGAAACACAAAATGTTGACGAACCTGTTGTAATTTATAATGCAAACGAGAGAGGCGGCTTTGATGCAGTGGTTGGAAATCCACCCTATGGTTTTCATCAAATTCATACAGATGCAATTAAGCCATATCTTAAAAATCACTTTGAATCTTCACTTGGTAGCTTTGAGAATTACTTTCTGTTCTACGAAAGATCATTGAAATTAGTAAGGCCAGAGGGGCTGCATGGATTTATTGCTCCTGTAACATGGCTTACTATCCCTAGTGCAAAATCTTTAAGAAAATTCATTCTGAATAATTATTTCATAAAAGAAATTATTTGGTTGCCCGATATGGTTTTTAAAAACGCTCAGGTCAACACACTTATATCAACCATCCAAAGACGCGCTTCAGGTAAGACGGTAATTAAAATATACGATACACAAGATCTTAATGAATTGCCACAAATAGAAAATCTAATTGAACAGAAGAAGTTTATTGATTCCGATTACTACATAGGCATTTTTGAAAATAATATAGATCAAGACTTGTTAGAAAAGATTTTATCTGTTTCACAACCATTAAAAACAATCAGTCGGCCTTGTTCAGGTTATAATCCTTATGAAGTAGGGTCAGGTAAGGCGCCAAATGGAAAACCACACACCTTAGAAACAGTTAAAACAAAACCTTACCATTCTGAAACAAAGAAAGGTGAAGATTGGAAACCGGAAATAGTTGGTAGAGACTTAATTCGTTACGGAATTGCAATTACTGAAAAAAGATGGGTTAAATATGGCCCTTGGTTATCAGCTCCTAGGGATCCAAATAATTTTATCGGTAAGCGAATTTTAGTTCAAGAAATTACAGGTGGAAAGGAAAGAAGAATAGTAGCAGTTTACTATGATAGGGAGTTATATCATAGTAGAGATGTAATTCCAATTAAAATTGAAGATGACAAGGTGAATTCATTATTCATATTGGGGATAATTAACTCCAAACTTTTAACCTGGTATCATCATAAGAGAAATCCAAAAGCAAAAAAGGGGTTATTTCCAAAAATTCTTGTTAGTGATTTAAAAAACCTTCCCATTAGAATAATTGACATAGAAAATGAAATTACGAAAACCCGCCACGACCACATCGTCCGACTGGTAGAGCAAATGCTCTCGGCGAAGAAGAACAGTAGCGAAGCCAAAACGGATAAAGACAAGGAGTTTTACAGCCGCCAGTGCGAAGCCCTCGACAAGCAGATAGACGATGCGGTGTTTGAGTTGTATGGATTGACGGAGGAGGAAAAGCAGGTGGTGTTGAATAGCTAAATAGACTACAAAAGTCTTCAAGACTTTTGTAGTTTTCGAGGGAACAGGCCTCAATGGCACTTTTATTTTCAGAAATGCTTAGAAAGGCTCAAAATCAAGCGGTTTAACACCAAAATTGAGGATATGAGTATCCATATTCAATTTTCTTCGATAGGAATTTGATTTCTATCTCCCCCAATTTCATTTCCCTTGATAGGAATTTCATTTTCTTCCATAGGAATTCAGTTTCTGCCGATAGGAATTTGATTTCTGCCGATAGGAATTTGATTTCTGCCGATAGGAATTTCATTTTAATCCGTAGGAATTCGGTTTCCCTTGATAGGAATTTCATTTTGTTCCACCTATAATTGATTTTAGTCTATCCATAATTGATTTTGATAGACCTATAATCCACTTTTCCCGACCAGTATTTCGTTTCTGTTGGAGCCGTTTTGAAAGGAAGGGAAGTTGGGGCGATGTAGGGCGCGGTCGGGTACACACCAAAAGATATCTAGTAGATAATGATTAGCCGCTAGTGGTTAAGGGTTGGCCGATGGGCGGTCAGCTTTGGAATTTTTTAGTTGACTTGCTCCATCATTTTGTTGTAGGTCTTGATGAAGATGGCGCCGAGGTTTTTGTGTGGGGGGATGTAGTCGAGGAAGCCTTCGTAGGCGAGGGGTGTGGTTTTGACTTTGGCTTCGAGTTGGGTCCAGAGGGTTAGCCATTGGAGGTCGTGGCTGGAGGAGATGTGGTCTGCGAGGAGACGGATCATGGGGTTGTTGACGAACATGGTGCCGATTTGTTTGGAGGAGATGATGTTGGCATCGGGCGAGCGCTCGATGATGGAGGAGATGGAGTTGTAGCCGCCGCAGGAGCCGAGGACGAAGACTTGGGTGGATTCTTTGATTTTTTCGATGGTTTTGTAGGCGTAGTAGCTGTGTCCGCGATGGACCATGACGTTGGGCTCGAATTTGTTTTGGTCGAAGAGTTTTTCGATGGCTTCTTGTCCGTCGTATTCGTGTTTGGGTTTGTTGGCATAGATGTGGACGGGTAGGCCAGTGCGGGATTGGAGGAGGATGTAGGCGCCGGAGTCGGCGATGGTGTATTTGTTGTCGGCAAAGGATCTGAGGAAGGTGGCGAAGGAGGCGTCGCCGTCTTCGTCGTCGTAGAAGTAGATGATCCATCGGCTGATGGTGTCGCGGCCAAAGAGTTTTTCGCTGGCGATTCGGTCGAAGGGAGGGAGGGCGTATTGGGAGGAGATGGAGGCGAACCAGTTGTCGCCCTGTGGCTGGTGGTTGACGAAGAGGTTGGAGAGGAGGCCGTAGATGATGAGGCCCCGTTGGTTGTTTTTAGCGTTGAGTTTGAGGTATTCGAAGCGGATGGTGGCTTTGAGGATTCGGAGGACGAGGCTGTCGGTGATGCTGCTGAAGGCGTCGGCGACTTGAACGGCTTGTGAGAGGTCGGGGTAGGTTTCGAGGCCGGAGGCAAATTTGATCATGAGCATTTGTTTGTGGAGGGGGCTCATGCTGTCGAGGAATTCGCCGAGTTTGCCAAAGCTGGCGCACATTTTGATGAAGGTTCGGAATTTGTTGTAGCCGAGGGATTCGAGAAATTCGTGGCCGGACATGTTGGCGCTTTTGGTCATCATTCTTTTGAAGAGGGCGTTGAAGGTGGAGGTGAAGATTTCTTCTTCGCTATAGACCATGAGGGTGTAGAGTTCTTCGGGGGTGAAGTCTTCGATGGAGGCGAATCGTTTGGCATCGGGCTCGTTGTGGAGGTCGTTGAGCACGCGCACGAATTTGAGGGCGTAGATTTCGAGTTCGGTTTCGAGGGAGTGGACGGCGAGGGGGTTTTCTTTGGAGCGGATGCGGAGCATGGCGCGCAAATAGGCGCGGGGGTCGGCGCCGGTTTTGTCGGCTTCTTCGGCGGTGCTCGCGCCGTTGACTATGTCGTCGAGTAGGGTGAAGGCATTGGAGCGACGGCCAAATTTTTCGTTGATGTCGAGGATGGCTTTGATGACGGTGTCGTCGCTTTTTCTCAGGGTTTCAAAGATAGGGTTGCCGGGGTTGAAGTATCGTTTGACGGTGACGGGTGCCATTTTTGCACTGCCGATAATGACTCTGGAGGCGTAGTCTTTGTTGGCGTAGATGTTGTAGTTGCTAAAGACGAGGTCGGGACGGCTGCGGGAGGCGAAAATCAGAAAGGAGTCTACGCCGGTTTCTTCTTTCACAAAGGCAAGTAGGTTTAAGGATTGGGTGACGTTTTTGATGAGAAAGGGGAAAAGTTTGTTTTGATTCAGGGCGTGTAAAGCGCCTTCCATAAAGCGAAAGCTCTGGTCAAAACGTTTTA
The sequence above is a segment of the Bacteroidota bacterium genome. Coding sequences within it:
- a CDS encoding N-6 DNA methylase — protein: MQTTFEEAYTKVKVLAENFQLHSNRFLRPDYKEHEVREDFINPFFEALGWDVSHKHQRDPFRQEVKGEKTEKEGRVDYSFFKAPDFKNPVFFVEAKKPSVDIKNELHYLQTIKYAWNAGLPVSILTDFQQLHILDCRSKAKAGNGSAFIGDHKEYVFTDYLDEKKFAEIYYTFSREALEQGNLETYIGQLRKPKGKAVQTGLFKGAYRPVDEDFLAYIDDLREELAKALKKNNEELESEELTEATQRIIDRLVFIRFLEDKEILDDYLVDKFGEKGSSWADFISTCLRLNTEYNGVVFKKHFIDEKSFDGPDEKMFRDICQGICHRNTDYNFRYIPIHILGSIYERFLGKVVHATDKRVKIEEKPEVRKAGGVYYTPKYIVEYIVDNTVGKIIGSSPSPSGRAGLGLSPKEISKLRFADIACGSGSFLISVYEHLLDYHTVYYNQAENIVAAQKDGCRKDEDGVWQLSIEIKQNILRNNIYGVDIDAQAVEVTQLSLYLKMLENENVVTVAKHLQKKGRLFGADKILPDLSNNIKCGNSLIGSDILHGKLFEDAELKKLNPFDYEVEFPHIFKSKSITKALITKHDLGIDETQNVDEPVVIYNANERGGFDAVVGNPPYGFHQIHTDAIKPYLKNHFESSLGSFENYFLFYERSLKLVRPEGLHGFIAPVTWLTIPSAKSLRKFILNNYFIKEIIWLPDMVFKNAQVNTLISTIQRRASGKTVIKIYDTQDLNELPQIENLIEQKKFIDSDYYIGIFENNIDQDLLEKILSVSQPLKTISRPCSGYNPYEVGSGKAPNGKPHTLETVKTKPYHSETKKGEDWKPEIVGRDLIRYGIAITEKRWVKYGPWLSAPRDPNNFIGKRILVQEITGGKERRIVAVYYDRELYHSRDVIPIKIEDDKVNSLFILGIINSKLLTWYHHKRNPKAKKGLFPKILVSDLKNLPIRIIDIENEITKTRHDHIVRLVEQMLSAKKNSSEAKTDKDKEFYSRQCEALDKQIDDAVFELYGLTEEEKQVVLNS